The Streptomyces sp. NBC_00162 genome window below encodes:
- the lipA gene encoding lipoyl synthase, with the protein MSAVAPDGRKMLRLEVRNAQTPIERKPEWIKTRAKMGPEYTKMQALVKGEGLHTVCQEAGCPNIYECWEDREATFLIGGDQCTRRCDFCQIDTGKPEALDRDEPRRVGESVVTMDLNYATITGVARDDLADGGAWLYAETVRQIHQQTAGREAGHTKVELLAPDFNAVPELLEEVFASRPEVFAHNVETVPRIFKRIRPGFRYERSLEVITKARAYGLVTKSNLILGMGEEREEVSQALKDLHEAGCELITITQYLRPSPRHHPVERWVKPAEFVELAKEAEEIGFSGVMSGPLVRSSYRAGRLYTQAMEKRASAV; encoded by the coding sequence GTGTCCGCAGTCGCACCCGACGGACGCAAGATGCTGCGCCTGGAGGTCCGTAACGCCCAGACCCCCATCGAGCGCAAGCCCGAGTGGATCAAGACCCGGGCGAAGATGGGTCCCGAGTACACCAAGATGCAGGCCCTGGTGAAGGGCGAAGGACTGCACACGGTGTGCCAGGAAGCCGGTTGTCCGAACATCTACGAGTGCTGGGAGGACCGCGAGGCCACCTTCCTCATCGGTGGCGACCAGTGCACCCGGCGCTGTGACTTCTGCCAGATCGACACCGGTAAGCCCGAGGCCCTGGACCGGGACGAGCCGCGCCGTGTCGGCGAGTCCGTGGTCACCATGGACCTGAACTACGCCACCATCACCGGCGTCGCGCGCGACGACCTGGCGGACGGCGGCGCCTGGCTGTACGCGGAGACCGTGCGCCAGATCCACCAGCAGACGGCCGGCCGCGAGGCCGGGCACACCAAGGTCGAGCTGCTGGCCCCCGACTTCAACGCGGTCCCGGAGCTGCTGGAGGAGGTCTTCGCCTCCCGCCCCGAGGTCTTCGCGCACAACGTCGAGACGGTGCCGCGGATCTTCAAGCGGATCCGCCCCGGCTTCCGCTACGAGCGCTCGCTCGAGGTGATCACCAAGGCGCGCGCCTACGGCCTGGTCACCAAGTCGAACCTGATCCTCGGCATGGGCGAGGAGCGCGAGGAGGTCTCGCAGGCCCTGAAGGACCTGCACGAGGCCGGCTGCGAGCTCATCACCATCACCCAGTACCTGCGGCCCTCGCCGCGGCACCACCCCGTGGAGCGCTGGGTGAAGCCGGCCGAGTTCGTGGAGCTGGCGAAGGAGGCCGAGGAGATCGGCTTCTCCGGTGTGATGTCCGGCCCGCTGGTCCGGTCGTCGTACAGGGCCGGGCGTCTCTACACCCAGGCGATGGAGAAGCGCGCGTCGGCCGTGTGA